The genomic DNA AACAGTTGCAGTTCTGTACGCATACGGTTAGCTCAATGCTGATGCATACTCTTAACAAAATCACTAGCATGATCAGATTAAGCCAACATTtgattttatatgaaaatttttGCACCCAATGCTTTTCTCAAAGCTTTAACCAACTCGTGCGTGAGGTGTCATTTGTTAAATTGATGACCAAATTTTTACATGCAGTCATGCAGAGAATTTGGGTTAGAAAGGCAAACAgagcttttgttttgtttgtacCAATATTGCCTGCATAATCTCGCCGTCAGGCTTTAAGATTCGCGCGGCGTAAACGAATCATCCCGGACAAAAGGCGCCACCACTTGCGGTGCGTTGCCACCTCCGAACCGAGTCACACGGCCACGCCCCCTTGGTCCTTTCCTCTTGCCTTTTTCGGGTCGGCTCGTCGCCTCcccccttccctcccctccccccatGGCCCGCCCCAGGAAGgcgaagccgccgccaccgccctcgccgcccAAGGCGGCGGTGCCGTCCCTCGCcgaggcgctgctgctggccacGGTCTGCATGGTGGGGCTCCCCGTCGAGGTGCAGGTCCGCGACGGATCCGCCTACGCCGGGGTCCTCCACACCGCCTGCGTCGACGACGGATACGGTGAGCGGCGCATGTACCCCCTTttgccccctccctcccctcctcgtCGAAACTCGCCCGTATGGGGGTCTCGTTGAGCGTGTCCGCGTGGGGTTCGGGGGATCACGGGAATGGCGTCCGGGACGTGATCCAACAGTGGGTGGAGTGGGGCAGTGGATGCTGCCAGGCTAGTTGGTGGCCCCATTTTCCTCTGCATCCGTTTGATCTGCTTGGTGAGCGGGTGATTGTGGTCGCTGGGAGCTCCCGGGATGTTAGTTTTTGTTACGTTGGGATGGATTCGGAGGCGGGTGGCAGAGATCGCTGGGTTTGGTTCCTCTTGTGATGCTGCTATGCATGTTTTCTTCGTCAGCGGCCCAGATCTCGTCGTTTCGTCAGCACTGATTTTGTGTTATCATGGAACCGCAGCATGATCGGACTCAAGGATAGATTATAGGGATGACCTATTTGGTGTTTCCAAGATCGTTGGAGCGGTCCTAGTTTCTATGTTGCAAGTAGAGTATGACAAATTTCCGGTCATCATCTATTCCTTGTTTGTCCTATACCTTTTGTATTGTGAGTTGAACTGCCACATATTCAAAAATGAAAGCTTAATTTTCTGTTGGGAAACAACATTGCATTTATGGTTCTATATTGAATAGGTGTTGTGCTAAAGAAAGCAAAGAAGATAGCAAATGGGAAGGGAGATGCTAATCTgttgctgggagcatttgtggATACTCTTGTTGTTCATCCAGATGACCTTGTTCAAGTGATTGCAAAGGTAGGTTTATTACAGTGGTATGTTACGAGGCATTGTCTATTCACTGGAATTCATGGCATTCGTTCTTTTTTCCCCAGGGTCTCACACTACCCATTAAAGGTGTTGGTACAACTCCTGATTGCGATGCGGTGGCTGCCAGTGGATCCTTGAAGCCGCAAACTGCACATGCAAACGACCCGAAAATGGCTAAAACTGAAAATATATCTCCAGTAGAGTATGTTCTCAATTCAAGCTGCATACTGTTTcgttttgtttcatatttaccACATTTGGATTGTATTATGCATCTTGGCCTAAATGTAAATGACAGTATATTTTTTTCTCATGCTGATTCAAAAAGTAGATATCAAGCCATCTATTTAACTTGATTAAATTCTTCCTCCTTTTCATCATTGAACTCAATTAATACTATTTCTGTCGCAGGCAAGTTGAGAAATGCACCACAGTTGGTAAGGGGAAAGATAACTCTGTAAAGAAAAGTGGTCCAGGTATGAGCCTCTTTTGTTTCTTCTAGTACTGAGTAACTGAGATAGTATTTCTTACCAGTTATCTTCCTTTGCATTAAACCTGCTCAATTTCTCAGTTAGTGGTACCGCTACAAGTGTTAGCTCTTCAACCGGACATGTGGGGCCATATTTCTCCATGAATGGGGTTTCTGAGTCAACAACTATGGGGCCTAAAGTTGATGTTGTTGCAAGTTCAGTTATAGCTGCGCCCATGGTGGCTTCAGATGTTAAAGCCTCTCAACTAGCCAATAATTTGGCTACCAATATTGTCACATCAAGCAAAACCACTGCTAAGGTGAGCTCCTTTAATGTTGGATTGTGACAGACGGACAGTT from Setaria italica strain Yugu1 chromosome VII, Setaria_italica_v2.0, whole genome shotgun sequence includes the following:
- the LOC101777930 gene encoding uncharacterized protein LOC101777930; translated protein: MARPRKAKPPPPPSPPKAAVPSLAEALLLATVCMVGLPVEVQVRDGSAYAGVLHTACVDDGYGVVLKKAKKIANGKGDANLLLGAFVDTLVVHPDDLVQVIAKGLTLPIKGVGTTPDCDAVAASGSLKPQTAHANDPKMAKTENISPVEQVEKCTTVGKGKDNSVKKSGPVSGTATSVSSSTGHVGPYFSMNGVSESTTMGPKVDVVASSVIAAPMVASDVKASQLANNLATNIVTSSKTTAKEFKLNPCAKVFSPSFASSRQVLASAPPVNSNYISHSTPEVPMGIPVYEPKSVPGVSSLSNKIHCSNLSPANYAFSPQYVQSIMGHNGSRMDPARAGTPYHPIPMGGTYTSPSPQPVMTGKYSPVVYVHPISQDAMHGTSVSSQGWPHPVLLNSYQASMQKFQGNAPVYLAPPVMATGNLPLVVPSPAPLVQPFQAIHPIMVPAASSMVPGKYM